A DNA window from Pseudomonas wuhanensis contains the following coding sequences:
- a CDS encoding acylase, with protein sequence MIISRQLTRLSLAGVFLGLSLAANARNQPEQATAEIRRTSFGVPHIRADNERGLGYGIGYAYAQDNLCLLANEIVTVNGERSRYFGPDQFTVEERGNLASDLFFNWLNTPQAVAAFWQAQTPEVRELIEGYVAGYNRSLTERRAHGLPQQCQGEWVRALTAQDLVKLTRRLLVEGGVGQFAEALAGATPPKTVAHVAGEPASFQLAASRMQRFALDRGSNAVAVGSERSFNGRGMLLANPHFPWVGGMRFYQMHLTIPGKLDVMGAALPGLPMINIGFNQHLAWTHTVDSSKHFTLYRLQLDPKDPTRYLLDGKSLPMKKQTLTVNVKQPDGQTRQISHVVYSSQFGPIVQWPGKLDWDNQFAYSLRDANLDNDRVLQQWYAMNRAANLKDLQASVHRIQGIPWVNTLAVDDQGQTLYMNLSVVPNVSADKLAKCSDPRAGLQMILLDGSNSACAWDIDPLAAQKGIYAADKLPQLLRKDFVQHSNDSAWMANPAQPLTGFSPLISQDNQPLGLRSRFALARLGTLSKAGPVAAADLQHMVMDDQVYQAAQVMPDLLQFCAADLGTDAPTLMPLCASLKAWDRRVNLDSGLGFVHFQNVMVPLQQIPDIWRVAFDPKDPQHTPRGLAIERPDVAKAIRAAMLASVEQVKSLGLKADSRWGDIQVVSSGGQQTPIHGGPGTLGVYNAIQSVPRTDGKREVVSGTSYLQVVTFDDKGPQAQGLLAFSLSSDPASKYSRDQTLAFSKKQLSVLPFTEQQITSDPQYQAQTIREQDEKAGKIAAQ encoded by the coding sequence GTGATTATTTCCAGGCAGTTAACCAGGTTGAGCCTTGCGGGTGTGTTTCTAGGGCTGAGTCTTGCGGCAAATGCGCGCAACCAGCCAGAGCAGGCGACTGCCGAGATTCGTCGAACCAGTTTCGGTGTGCCGCATATTCGGGCCGACAACGAGCGAGGCCTGGGCTATGGCATTGGCTATGCCTACGCTCAGGACAATCTGTGCTTGCTGGCCAATGAGATTGTCACTGTCAATGGCGAGCGCTCCCGGTATTTCGGCCCGGACCAGTTTACCGTCGAAGAGCGCGGGAACCTGGCCAGCGATCTGTTTTTCAACTGGCTGAACACCCCCCAGGCTGTCGCCGCTTTCTGGCAGGCGCAAACACCTGAAGTCCGCGAACTCATCGAAGGTTATGTGGCGGGTTACAACCGTTCGCTGACAGAACGTCGGGCGCACGGTTTGCCGCAGCAGTGCCAGGGTGAATGGGTGCGCGCGTTGACTGCGCAGGACCTGGTCAAGTTGACCCGACGTCTGCTGGTCGAAGGCGGTGTGGGGCAGTTTGCCGAAGCGTTGGCCGGCGCTACCCCGCCGAAAACCGTTGCCCATGTGGCGGGCGAGCCCGCGTCTTTTCAACTGGCGGCCTCACGCATGCAACGCTTCGCCCTGGATCGAGGCAGTAACGCCGTGGCGGTCGGCAGCGAGCGTTCGTTCAACGGTCGCGGGATGTTGCTGGCCAATCCGCACTTTCCGTGGGTGGGCGGGATGCGTTTCTATCAGATGCACCTGACCATTCCGGGCAAGCTGGATGTCATGGGCGCCGCGTTGCCCGGCCTGCCCATGATCAATATTGGTTTCAACCAACACCTGGCATGGACCCACACCGTGGATTCGTCCAAGCACTTTACCCTGTATCGCCTGCAACTCGATCCCAAGGACCCGACCCGTTACCTGCTGGATGGCAAGTCCTTGCCGATGAAAAAGCAGACGCTGACGGTGAACGTGAAGCAACCCGATGGCCAGACCCGGCAGATTTCCCATGTGGTCTATAGCTCGCAATTCGGTCCGATTGTGCAATGGCCCGGAAAACTGGACTGGGACAACCAGTTCGCCTACAGCCTGCGCGATGCCAATCTGGATAACGACCGGGTTTTGCAACAGTGGTATGCGATGAACCGTGCCGCCAACCTTAAGGATTTGCAGGCATCGGTGCACAGGATTCAGGGGATTCCGTGGGTCAATACCCTGGCGGTGGACGATCAGGGGCAGACGCTTTACATGAACCTGTCGGTGGTGCCGAACGTCAGTGCCGACAAACTGGCCAAGTGCAGCGATCCGCGGGCCGGGTTACAGATGATCCTGCTCGACGGCTCCAACAGCGCTTGCGCCTGGGATATCGACCCGTTGGCTGCGCAAAAAGGTATCTATGCGGCAGACAAGTTGCCGCAACTGTTGCGCAAAGACTTTGTGCAGCATTCCAATGATTCGGCCTGGATGGCCAACCCGGCGCAACCGCTCACCGGTTTCTCGCCGTTGATCAGTCAGGACAATCAGCCATTGGGGCTGCGTTCGCGCTTCGCACTGGCGCGTCTGGGCACCTTGAGCAAGGCCGGCCCTGTCGCTGCGGCCGATCTGCAACACATGGTGATGGACGATCAGGTGTATCAGGCGGCCCAAGTGATGCCGGATCTGCTGCAATTCTGTGCCGCAGATCTCGGTACCGATGCGCCGACGCTTATGCCGCTATGTGCCAGCCTCAAGGCCTGGGATCGCCGTGTGAATCTGGACAGTGGACTGGGCTTTGTCCATTTTCAGAATGTCATGGTGCCGTTACAGCAAATCCCTGATATCTGGCGTGTGGCGTTCGACCCGAAAGATCCGCAACACACACCGCGTGGCCTGGCAATTGAACGGCCAGACGTCGCCAAAGCGATTCGGGCGGCGATGCTGGCTTCGGTCGAACAGGTAAAATCCCTTGGCCTGAAAGCCGATAGCCGCTGGGGCGATATCCAGGTGGTCAGCAGTGGCGGGCAGCAAACGCCGATCCACGGCGGGCCGGGTACGCTGGGTGTGTATAACGCGATCCAAAGTGTGCCGAGAACCGACGGCAAGCGCGAAGTCGTCAGTGGCACCAGCTATTTGCAGGTGGTGACGTTCGATGACAAGGGGCCTCAGGCTCAGGGCTTACTGGCATTCTCATTGTCCAGTGACCCGGCG
- a CDS encoding fe2+ zn2+ uptake regulation protein — MYNPQLPTDGSHAPKASTLGSGVFNQQAERHGNERIRFLLKSFGLRTSLIRLKVIDALLTAAENDRSLGVRGVHSHLLDLDIPLSFLSVREVLKRLCGEGVITLNPDKSYSLHPQAAAVLFSEQSSQEASLKA, encoded by the coding sequence ATGTACAACCCGCAACTGCCAACGGACGGTAGCCATGCGCCAAAAGCCAGCACCCTGGGCTCCGGCGTTTTCAATCAACAAGCCGAACGCCACGGCAACGAACGGATCAGGTTTTTGCTCAAGAGTTTTGGCCTGCGTACCAGCCTGATTCGCCTGAAAGTCATCGACGCCTTGCTGACCGCCGCCGAAAACGACCGCAGCCTGGGCGTGCGGGGCGTGCACAGCCACTTGCTGGACCTGGACATTCCCCTGTCCTTTCTCAGCGTCCGGGAAGTGTTGAAACGCTTGTGCGGTGAAGGCGTGATCACCCTCAATCCGGACAAAAGCTACAGCCTGCATCCACAGGCTGCTGCTGTCCTTTTTAGCGAGCAATCCAGCCAAGAGGCGTCGCTCAAGGCTTGA
- a CDS encoding MFS transporter, which yields MRKPLIDISPPRLLGFCLAITFFELLTYMASDMIMPAMLTVTHQLNASPSHVPYAFNLYLAGGIFLQWLIGPLSDHFGRRRTLLIGCAVFAFACTAAFNVQSILAFNGLRLIQGMGLGFIIAVSYPALQEIFCEADAVKIMALLGNVALLSPLLGPLLGSLMLEWLSWRELFLLLGVSGAIAWLGLYLFMPETVGTLRHDGQRLTAVPFEWGGTLRRYTALLTNPPFLSATVALGLMSLPLIAWIGLAPLLLIQHQGLSPLRYGLWQIPVFAAVIFGNLILNRLIANTELPQLIRYAFWPLCGGLIALAVISFTGTSTVLLVSCLSLYAIGLGMSNAALYRLALFSSDDSKGLVSAMVGMISIAVMGGGGSIITELGAGDSLEAFALMAGLAGLLCLLPLRLFLRRSPIAHAV from the coding sequence ATGCGCAAACCTTTAATAGATATAAGTCCACCTCGATTACTTGGGTTTTGCCTTGCAATAACTTTTTTCGAACTTCTGACTTATATGGCCAGCGATATGATCATGCCGGCCATGTTGACCGTAACCCATCAATTGAATGCCAGCCCGAGCCATGTTCCTTACGCCTTCAATCTTTATTTGGCGGGGGGCATTTTTTTGCAATGGTTAATCGGTCCGTTGTCAGATCACTTCGGTCGTCGCAGGACGCTGCTGATCGGTTGTGCTGTATTCGCCTTCGCCTGCACCGCAGCGTTCAACGTACAGAGCATCCTTGCCTTCAACGGCTTGCGGCTGATTCAAGGCATGGGATTGGGGTTCATCATCGCGGTGAGCTATCCAGCCTTGCAAGAAATCTTCTGCGAAGCCGACGCAGTAAAAATCATGGCGTTGCTGGGAAACGTTGCGCTGCTCTCCCCGCTGCTGGGGCCCTTGCTCGGCAGCCTGATGCTGGAATGGCTCTCCTGGCGGGAGCTATTTTTACTCTTGGGGGTCAGTGGCGCGATAGCCTGGCTCGGGCTTTACCTGTTCATGCCGGAAACCGTGGGCACCTTGCGCCATGACGGACAGCGACTGACGGCAGTGCCTTTTGAATGGGGCGGTACGCTGCGCCGCTATACAGCCTTGCTCACCAACCCGCCATTTCTGAGCGCAACCGTCGCCCTGGGCCTGATGAGCTTGCCGCTGATTGCATGGATCGGGCTGGCGCCACTCTTGCTGATCCAGCACCAGGGGCTTTCCCCGCTGCGCTATGGCCTATGGCAGATCCCGGTATTTGCGGCCGTCATTTTCGGCAATCTGATACTCAACCGATTGATTGCCAATACTGAGCTACCCCAACTGATTCGCTACGCGTTCTGGCCACTTTGCGGCGGCCTCATCGCCTTGGCCGTCATTTCTTTTACCGGCACTTCAACAGTCCTGTTGGTCAGTTGCCTGTCCCTTTACGCCATCGGTCTTGGCATGAGCAATGCCGCACTCTACCGGCTCGCACTGTTTTCCAGCGACGACAGCAAAGGCCTGGTGTCGGCCATGGTTGGTATGATTTCCATCGCCGTCATGGGTGGCGGCGGCTCGATTATCACTGAGCTGGGTGCCGGTGACAGCCTTGAAGCCTTTGCCTTGATGGCCGGTCTCGCGGGGCTCTTGTGCCTGCTGCCCTTGCGATTGTTTTTGCGACGCTCCCCCATCGCGCATGCCGTCTGA
- a CDS encoding acyl-protein synthase — MIHLPHTDALCALTQPYCLDSVPEGLFDQAMGEVSLFHCHHTPGYERWLNANGLDANALETLDDWSRLPPIFANYFKRHSVFSPTGEGALELTSSGTSGQKSCMRYDPRSMAAAQGMVSHIFRHYGWDTPHSPCNYLLLSYEPEAAITLGTAYTDQFLCSYAPVNRVVYGLRLIGKGHEFDLFGVIRTLQEFAEEGLPVRILGFPAFLSHALQRMEDTGVADLQLPAQSLVFLGGGWKTQAAQEIPLHQLYARINRQLGIDLSRCRDGYGAVEHAVPYIQCAHHHFHVPIYSKVFVRAPSDFTVQPYGQRGLLEFVSPYISSSPAHAVVMGDLATLHPGASCGCGLATDWFELHGRAGTSASRSCAMAASELIGRA, encoded by the coding sequence ATGATCCATCTACCCCACACCGATGCGCTTTGCGCGTTGACGCAACCCTATTGCCTGGATTCCGTGCCGGAAGGCCTGTTCGACCAGGCCATGGGTGAAGTCAGCCTGTTTCATTGTCACCACACACCTGGCTACGAACGCTGGCTGAACGCCAACGGCCTTGATGCCAACGCCCTGGAAACGCTGGACGATTGGTCAAGGCTACCGCCGATTTTCGCCAATTACTTCAAACGTCATTCGGTGTTCAGTCCCACTGGCGAAGGTGCGCTGGAGCTGACATCGTCCGGCACCAGCGGCCAGAAAAGCTGCATGCGCTACGATCCTCGCAGCATGGCCGCCGCCCAAGGCATGGTGAGCCATATTTTCCGGCACTACGGCTGGGATACTCCACACAGCCCCTGCAATTACCTGCTCCTGAGCTATGAACCCGAGGCAGCCATCACCCTTGGCACGGCCTATACCGATCAATTTCTGTGCAGCTATGCCCCCGTCAACCGAGTCGTTTACGGCTTGCGTCTGATCGGCAAAGGCCACGAGTTCGACCTCTTCGGTGTCATTCGCACCCTGCAGGAGTTTGCCGAGGAAGGATTGCCCGTTCGTATTCTCGGTTTTCCGGCGTTCCTTTCGCATGCCCTTCAGCGCATGGAGGACACGGGCGTGGCCGATTTGCAGTTGCCTGCCCAGTCACTGGTATTTCTGGGTGGAGGCTGGAAAACCCAGGCGGCACAGGAAATTCCCCTCCATCAGCTGTATGCCCGAATCAACCGGCAATTGGGTATCGACCTGTCCCGCTGCCGGGACGGTTATGGCGCCGTAGAGCATGCCGTGCCCTATATCCAGTGTGCCCACCATCATTTTCATGTACCGATCTACTCGAAGGTTTTCGTGCGCGCCCCATCCGATTTCACTGTCCAGCCATACGGCCAGCGCGGCTTGCTGGAGTTCGTTTCTCCCTACATTTCGTCGAGCCCTGCCCATGCCGTGGTCATGGGCGATCTGGCGACATTGCACCCCGGCGCCAGTTGCGGATGCGGCCTGGCGACGGATTGGTTCGAGCTGCATGGCCGTGCCGGCACCAGCGCCAGTCGCAGCTGCGCCATGGCCGCTTCTGAATTGATCGGGAGGGCTTGA
- a CDS encoding aldehyde dehydrogenase family protein produces MYLINGQLRDDVTPERVLELLEQQLPRLLAAPIDSETVIESAARFATQLQARHLDLPLDDDQYQGLIDFCQRSNLSTKLDRELGLQPRSLRLIDYRQPCFESWHPLGLVVHITPGNAPLLAFCAVLESLLAGNINWLRPSASDQGLTAQLLATLVRCDTSGRLAEFVAVLPVDTSHITQLCAKADGVSAWGGEAALKSIRQQIPSGCRWIDWGHKISFAYLSLDAATPSALDALADEVCRLDQQACSSPQWVLVDSNDPAVLQNLGDRLAEALNRRAPQWPALVPTDQEASEITTRTAMARLDQSFKNQIGQVWTGPGWRVIWEHHQKLAPSPLFRTVLLKPVPRHLLSETLLPWRTVLQSCALMCPSADTPALVRTLVNAGVSRIAPCESIHDGYAGEPHDGVYALSRLSRRLSVTLPPDASTGRATLDPLPPDPDTAHAPIMDKDTFMTQPIVSATQLYFRSGGSSGTPALAGFSYRDFQRQMRAAADGLFCVGLDPSQDRVMNLFYGGNLYGGFFSFSNILEQMGVVHLPMGAPQDDDFSEITRLIVEQHVNVLIGMPSTLHCLFLKEQARLRAYAGISKVFLGGEHPGEASRRLMESCGVSTIRSAIYGSVDAGPLGHACPATANGIFHLMSETQHLEIVQLEQDVPVQANEIGRLLFTSRARQGQRVYRYDIGDTGRWIPGACPCGLETPRFELLQRHGKLVRIGTELISPSALEHSVGVPIQVVLDHTASGVERMQVRADADADWVRQKLLTHEALANAVSAALLIVEVTLCAEQTFTRNKHSGKTPLIIDQRK; encoded by the coding sequence ATGTACCTGATCAATGGCCAACTGCGTGACGACGTTACCCCGGAAAGGGTACTCGAGCTCCTTGAACAACAACTGCCCCGGCTGCTGGCTGCACCAATCGATAGCGAAACCGTCATCGAGTCCGCCGCTCGCTTTGCCACGCAGTTGCAGGCTCGCCACCTGGATCTACCCCTCGATGACGATCAATATCAGGGACTGATCGATTTCTGCCAGCGCAGCAACCTGAGCACCAAGCTTGATCGGGAACTGGGCCTGCAACCGCGTTCGCTGCGACTTATTGACTACCGGCAACCGTGCTTCGAAAGCTGGCACCCGTTGGGGCTGGTGGTGCATATCACCCCGGGCAACGCACCGTTGCTGGCGTTCTGCGCGGTGCTCGAAAGTCTGTTGGCCGGCAACATCAACTGGCTGCGCCCCAGCGCCAGCGATCAGGGTTTGACCGCGCAGTTGCTCGCCACCCTTGTGCGGTGCGACACCAGCGGCAGACTGGCCGAATTCGTAGCGGTTCTACCGGTGGACACCTCTCATATCACTCAACTCTGCGCCAAGGCCGATGGGGTATCCGCCTGGGGCGGAGAAGCGGCGCTTAAATCGATCCGCCAACAGATCCCGTCCGGCTGTCGCTGGATCGATTGGGGACACAAGATCAGCTTCGCCTACCTGTCACTTGATGCGGCGACGCCTTCGGCGCTCGATGCATTGGCGGATGAAGTCTGTCGACTGGATCAACAAGCGTGTTCCAGCCCTCAATGGGTGCTGGTGGACAGCAACGATCCGGCCGTCTTGCAGAACCTCGGAGATCGACTGGCCGAAGCCCTCAACCGTCGCGCCCCGCAATGGCCGGCGTTGGTGCCGACAGATCAGGAAGCGTCGGAAATCACTACCCGCACCGCCATGGCGCGGCTGGATCAGAGCTTCAAGAACCAGATCGGCCAAGTGTGGACCGGCCCCGGATGGCGGGTCATCTGGGAGCACCATCAGAAGCTGGCACCGTCGCCGCTGTTTCGTACGGTGCTGCTCAAACCGGTTCCGCGGCACCTGCTCAGCGAGACGCTGTTGCCCTGGCGCACCGTCCTGCAAAGCTGCGCGCTGATGTGTCCCTCGGCAGACACCCCCGCGCTCGTTCGAACATTGGTCAATGCCGGCGTCAGCCGCATTGCGCCTTGCGAGTCGATTCATGACGGCTACGCCGGCGAGCCTCACGATGGCGTCTACGCGCTGTCGCGTCTGAGTCGCCGCCTCTCGGTGACTCTGCCCCCGGATGCCTCGACTGGCCGTGCAACGCTCGATCCGCTTCCGCCCGACCCTGACACAGCCCATGCCCCCATCATGGACAAAGACACGTTCATGACCCAGCCAATCGTCTCCGCAACACAGTTGTACTTCCGCTCCGGCGGTAGCAGCGGGACTCCGGCCCTGGCCGGCTTCAGCTACCGAGACTTTCAACGACAAATGCGCGCCGCGGCTGATGGCCTGTTCTGTGTCGGGCTCGATCCGTCACAGGACCGGGTGATGAACCTGTTCTACGGCGGCAACCTTTATGGTGGTTTTTTCAGTTTCTCGAACATTCTTGAACAGATGGGCGTTGTGCATTTACCCATGGGGGCCCCCCAGGACGATGACTTCAGCGAAATCACCCGACTGATCGTGGAGCAGCATGTCAACGTGCTGATCGGCATGCCCAGTACGCTGCATTGCTTGTTCCTTAAAGAGCAGGCACGACTTCGCGCCTATGCCGGTATCAGCAAAGTATTCCTTGGCGGCGAACATCCGGGCGAGGCCAGTCGGCGCCTGATGGAAAGCTGTGGGGTGTCGACGATTCGCTCTGCCATCTATGGCTCCGTCGATGCAGGCCCCTTGGGGCATGCCTGCCCGGCAACCGCGAACGGCATATTTCACTTGATGAGCGAAACCCAGCATCTGGAAATAGTTCAGCTCGAACAGGATGTGCCGGTGCAGGCCAATGAAATCGGTCGTCTGCTGTTTACGTCCCGCGCCCGGCAAGGTCAGCGCGTGTACCGATATGACATCGGCGACACCGGCCGCTGGATACCCGGGGCCTGCCCTTGCGGACTGGAAACGCCGCGATTCGAGCTGCTACAGCGGCATGGAAAGCTGGTGCGAATTGGCACGGAACTCATTTCACCTTCGGCGCTGGAACACAGCGTAGGAGTGCCCATTCAAGTTGTCC